TGAAACGTTTGGAAATGCTTCGCACGATGCCAGAGTTAAAACAAAAACTTTGGGACAATGTAAACGCACTCCAAAACGGACTAAAATCCAGAGGATTTAACATTGGCGATACAAACACGTGTGTTACGCCTGTTTTCTTAGAGGGAAGCATTCCTGAAGCTATGGCAATGGTAAACGATTTACGCGAAAACTATCGTATTTTCCTTTCCATTGTAGTATATCCAGTAATTCCAAAAGGAATGATTCTTTTAAGAATGATTCCAACGGCTTCTCACACAATGAAAGACATCGAAGAAACGCTTAATGCTTTTTCTGCTATTCGCGAGAAATTAGAAAATGGTGTGTATCGTGAGCAAAACGCAGCCTTAGCGGAGCAAATGGGGCATATGTAATGTTATTTATTAGGTATAATATAGAGATAGGGGCTACTTGAATGAGTAGCCTTTTGTTGTTATAGCTAACCCAAAATAGTTATAGTACGGAGTAATGACCATAGAAAAGGAATTGATAATCTATAAAATGTTAAAAATCTAAGAATTGTTTGTTTGTATGTGAAAAAAAATTACATTTGCCTTGTTAAGTAAAATTAACTAATATTTTATGTAATAAATTCACGATTAAACTTGCATAATACTATGGAAATCGTTATATCTGTAGGTGCCTCGGCACAGCACAGCACTTAAACAGCCAAAATAGTGTAGTTACTACACTCTGTAATATAAATCCGCTTGATGGAGAGCAATCTCCATCAAGCGGATTTTTTATTTTCCTTAAAGGAACGTTTTCTATTAATTCCTAAAAATCCTAATTTCTAATCTCCTGATTTTCTAATCCCCTAACTTTCTGAAATTAACAAAAAAACATAAAGCAATGGCAGAATCTAAAAACAACATCATCACACACGGACTAAGTGGAAAAGTAGGTAATATGTTTGTGTTCAGTCAGCGTAACGGAAAAACAATAGTTTCTCAAAAACCTACTAAGAAAGCGATTACCTCCGAAAAGGTAAAGGAACAAATGGCAAAATTTCAACAAGCAACTATTTATGCAAAGACAACTTTGAAAAATCCTACAATTAAGGAAGAATATCAGTCGGAAGCGAGTAAGAAACAGGGCGTAACGGCGTACAACGTGGCAGTTGCTGATATGTTACAAGCCCCAAAGATTGAACAGATTGACCTTTCAGGCTATACAGGTCAGATAGGCGATACCATCAAAGTTAGAGCCTATGATGATTTCAAAGTAGCATCTGTAACGGTACATATTTACAATTCCGATGGTTCGTTGGTGGAAGAAGGTAATGCAGTGGATAATGGGTTGGATTGGGTCTATACCGTTACGCAAACCAATGCAGACCTTTCAGGTGACAAAATTGTAGTACGAGCAACCGATATACCTGCCAATACCACTGAGGCAACCAAAAATTTATAAGCAAGGGTTTGAGAGGCTTCGCCGTTCAAAGTTCAAGGTTCAAGGTTCAGCCCTTAAACCTTAAACTTTAAACCTTTAACCTTGAACTTTCCTCCTCCCGAGCTTGGATACACCTTGGGTAGAGCTTGGGTGGATAAACAACAGAAGAATGGACAAATTTTTAATGAACAATGAACAATCAGTGCAATTTGTCATTTGTGATTAATTTTACATGTTAACTATAAATAACTCATGTTATGAAATACAATAATACGTTTTCAATCGGTATTTTGGTCATTGCAGTTGTTTTCTGTTTGCTTTCGTATAGAAGCTGTAGTCAATATAAAGAAAAATATGAAACAAATTCTGTACAAATAAAAACATTACAAGATTTGCTAAAAGCAAAGAAAGAATCGCTTTCTGAAAATCAAACTACCATTCTTGTAGAGAAAGATACTTTTGAAATACAATCTCTTAACAAAGAAATTGAACATTTGCAGGCATTAGTTAAAAAATTGCAATCCATTCAGAAGCCTAAAATAATTACTAAGGTAGACACTATTATAAAAGAAGTTATAATAAAAGAAGATGATAATATTAGAAAAACTAATTATGATTTTAATGGTTGGGCATATGGTTCGCAATATATTGGCTACGAAAATCGGCAGAGCAAGGAAGAAATATGAATGTACAATATATTTTAGGAAATGCTTACTATAATGGAGAAGGTGTATCTCAATCGTATGAAAAGGCGGTGTATTGGTGGCGAAAATCAGCGGAACAGGGAAATGCCCGAGCGCAAGCTGCCTTAGGAACTGCTTACTATTATGGACAAGGTGTCCCTCAATCGTATGAACAGGCAGTATATTGGGTTAGGAAATCAGCGGAACAGGGAAATGCCGATGCACAATATGTATTAGCACTTGCTTACTATAAGGGAGAAGGCGTAACTCAATCGTATGAACAGGCTACGTATTGGTTAGGAAAAGCTTGTGAACAAGGAGAAGAGGAAGCTTGCCGTATGTTTAATAAAATTAAAAGCAAGTAAGTTTTTATTTGTAAATGAATTATATAGAGTAACTCTAATTTTATAAAGGATGAAAAAGATAGTTTTATTCATAACATTAGTTGTATTTACAGGTTATGTAAATGGTCAAAATAAAAAAACTTCGGCAACGAAACCCGAAATAGATAAACTTTATGAAAAATATAAGGATTCGGATAATATTACCTTGTTCACTCCACAGGGGGATCTTGAAGGAAAGGTAACTATAAAAATGAACAACAATTATAAACCTGTTTCAATTACTATTAAAGGTATCTCTGAACATAAAGCTCCAATAGCCGAATTTATTTCAAATACCATAAAGATGAAATTAAAGCAAGGTTATAAAGTAACAAAAGCTCCTTTTGGTTGGAACTCTTGGACTTACGCGGAGCTTGTTGAAAAAGGTTTAGGAAGGGGATTTAAAGAGGAGCATAGCTTTCAATTACTTATGAAAAAAGGAAATATGTATTTTAGAGTTGATGCAGGATGTTGTGTAGATTATATCGGATGGAAAGGTGCTTATACTTGGGAAATAGAAACGGGAGATTCTAAGAGACAAGGAGGTAGTAATGCAACAAACTTCGAATTTTAAATAATAACTGAATGTATTTTGTAAGGCAATGTTCAACCTAATAAATTGATTAAAAATAATTCTATGAAAAACAAATTAAGCGTTGTATTCTTCTTATTTTCAATGGGGCTTTTTGCCCAAGTAAGAAAAGAAGTAGAGAATGGTATTTTTGTTACTTTTCCAAATAAACCAGAGTATACAACTGTTGAAGGGTATCGTAGTTATATCTCTAAAACTGAAAATGTGATTTTTATGGTGCAAATAGTAGATTTGCCTCAACGTGCGGAGTATATGATAGCAGAGCAAAAGTTTTCAGAAACAGATAAAAAAATGGTTGCGGATAGTTTTTTAAATAATTTTGTAAAGGGAGCTATGGCAAGTACGCGAAGTAAAGTACAGGTACAGGAAATAAAAAAAGGAAAGTTTTATGGCAGAAAAATGGAATACAGAGCTGTAAATCCTGCTACCGGTGATGTTTCAGGGAGAGCCAAATTAGCTTTATTTATTCGCGGACGAGTTATAGCCTTTGAATGTGTGTTGGTGAATGATAGTCCGCGAGCAGTTGCTGAAAAAGATAGTTTTATAGATTCTGTAACTGCAAAATAACAAGTATTCCTTTCGCATTCTTTTAATTAAGAATTTAAAAATAAATAATACATTGAAAACTAGTTGTATATGAATTATATTGAAGTTTTATGAAAAAAAAGGGATCAAATATTTTGGATATATTGAAAAAAGGTATTACTTTTGCACCCGCTTTTGAGGAGGTCATTAGTTGATAGAGATTAGTGAATAGATGAAAAGCGAAAAGCTCAAAAAATATTTTGAAAAAAAAACTTTAAAAAGTTTTGGTGATTAAATAAAAAGTATTACTTTTGCACCCGCTTTGAGAAAGTCGTTAGTTAATAGAGATTAGTGATTAGTAATAAAGCGAAAAAGTTCAAAAAAAATATTTTGAAAAAAAACTTTAAAAAGTTTTGTTGGTAAAGAAAAAGTTTTTATCTTTGCCCTCGCTTTTGAAAGCGTAAGGCTAGAGAGCGAAAAAAAGAAATGAGAAGTTCATTGAAAATATTGTTGACAGCACAAGAATAAGATTTAAAGAATTATCCTAAGAGTCGATTACTTTTTTGTTAAAGGTTGCGATATTAAAGATTTTTAACGATGAAGAGTTTGATCCTGGCTCAGGATGAACGCTAGCGGCAGGCCTAACACATGCAAGTCGAGGGGTAGAGTGCTTCGGCACTTGAGACCGGCGCACGGGTGCGTAACACGTGTACAATCTACCTTTTGCTAAGGGATAGCCCGAAGAAATTTGGATTAATACCTTATAGTATTGTTTGGTGGCATCACTGAATAATTAAAGCTCTGGTGGCAAAAGATGAGTACGCGTCCCATTAGCTAGTTGGTGTGGTAACGGCATACCAAGGCTACGATGGGTAGGGGTCCTGAGAGGGAGGTCCCCCACACTGGTACTGAGACACGGACCAGACTCCTACGGGAGGCAGCAGTGAGGAATATTGGACAATGGTCGGAAGACTGATCCAGCCATGCCGCGTGCAGGATGACGGCCTTATGGGTTGTAAACTGCTTTTATACAGGAAGAATAAGGTCTACGAGTAGATTGATGACGGTACTGTATGAATAAGCATCGGCTAACTCCGTGCCAGCAGCCGCGGTAATACGGAGGATGCGAGCGTTATCCGGAATCATTGGGTTTAAAGGGTCCGTAGGCGGGCTTATAAGTCAGAGGTGAAAGCACTGAGCTCAACTGAGTAACTGCCTTTGAAACTGTAGGTCTTGAATGTTTGTGAAGTAGCTGGAATGTGTAGTGTAGCGGTGAAATGCATAGATATTACACAGAACACCGATTGCGAAGGCATGTTACTAACAAATTATTGACGCTGATGGACGAAAGCGTGGGGAGCGAACAGGATTAGATACCCTGGTAGTCCACGCTGTAAACGATGGATACTAGCTGTTTGGAAGTAATTTTGAGTGGCTAAGCGAAAGTGATAAGTATCCCACCTGGGGAGTACGCACGCAAGTGTGAAACTCAAAGGAATTGACGGGGGCCCGCACAAGCGGTGGAGCATGTGGTTTAATTCGATGATACGCGAGGAACCTTACCAAGGTTTAAATGGGAAACGACGTATCTAGAGATAGATATTTCTTCGGACGTTTTTCAAGGTGCTGCATGGTTGTCGTCAGCTCGTGCCGTGAGGTGTCAGGTTAAGTCCTATAACGAGCGCAACCCCTGCTGTTAGTTGCTAGCGAGTCAAGTCGAGCACTCTAACGGGACTGCCGGTGCAAACCGTGAGGAAGGTGGGGATGACGTCAAATCATCACGGCCCTTACATCTTGGGCTACACACGTGCTACAATGGCCGGTACAGCGAGCAGCCACTGCGTGAGCAGGAGCGAATCTATAAAGCCGGTCACAGTTCGGATCGGAGTCTGCAACTCGACTCCGTGAAGCTGGAATCGCTAGTAATCGGATATCAGCCATGATCCGGTGAATACGTTCCCGGGCCTTGTACACACCGCCCGTCAAGCCATGGAAGCTGGGGGTACCTGAAGTCGGTTGCCGCAAGGAGCTGCCTAGGGTAAAACTAGTGACTGGGGCTAAGTCGTAACAAGGTAGCCGTACCGGAAGGTGCGGCTGGAACACCTCCTTTCTAGAGAAATACCTTTATGGGAGTAATTGTAGGGTATTCTTTAAATCTTGTGCAGTCGATATTTCTAAGCTAATTAGAGGTTAGTGATTAGTGTTTAGAAGTTATATAGACTAATTGCTATTTGCTGATGGCTAATAGCTAAAAAGATGCAGTCTCATAGCTCAGCTGGTTAGAGCGCTACACTGATAATGTAGAGGTCGGCAGTTCGAGTCTGCCTGGGACTACTGATAGTGATTAAGTTCATTGATATTAATATTGAAAGGAAATTTTAGAGGTTGATGCTTTTAAGATAGGTAAGAGTTTTGGGATTGATATAAACTATTCCCTATTGCCTAACCCCTAATACCTATATTAATGGGGAATTAGCTCAGCTGGCTAGAGCGCCTGCCTTGCACGCAGGAGGTCAAGGGTTCGACTCCCTTATTCTCCACGAGAGGAAGGATAAAGGATAAAGTAAAAAGGATAAAATGAGACTTTATGTTTTTAACTTTGTACTTTTAATTTTACACTTTATACTTTCAAAAAGAGTTCATTGACATATTGGGATAAAAAACACGAGAGATCAAATAAGATTGATTAAATCGAGAAAAAATAAATATAAAAGAATCAAAGAGAACGAGGTACGCTTCTATGTGATAGAAGCGACTACAAGCGCAATAAGTTATGTAAGGGCGTATGGGGGATGCCTAGGCTCTCAGAGGCGAAGAAGGACGTGATAAGCTGCGAAAAGCTGCGGGGATTGGCACATACGAGTTGATCCGCAGATATCCGAATGGGGCAACCCACTGCATTGAAGGTGCAGTATCCTATTAAGGAGGCGAACCCGCTGAACTGAAACATCTAAGTAGGCGGAGGAGAAGAAAACAAAAGTGATTCCGAGAGTAGTGGCGAGCGAAATTGGATTAGCCCAAACCTATGCTGTTTAGGCAGTATGGGGGTTGTAGGACCCGATATTGGTTGTTAAATGGAACTAGAAGTATTTGGAAAGATACACCATAGCGTGTGATAGTCACGTATAGGTAATGTTTAATAAATCATAGGGAAATCCTGAGTAGGGCGGGGCACGTGGAACCCTGTCTGAATTTGCCGGGACCATCCGGTAAGGCTAAATACTCCTGAGAGACCGATAGTGGACTAGTACCGTGAGGGAAAGGTGAAAAGAACCGTGAATAACGGAGTGAAAAAGACCCTGAAACCATACGCTTACAAGCGGTCGGAGCCCTTTTGGGTGACGGCGTGCCTTTTGCATAATGAGCCTACGAGTTACTTTTACCGGCGAGGCTAAGTATTTCAGATACGGAGTCGTAGCGAAAGCGAGTCTGAATAGGGCGGATATAGTCGGTAGTAGTAGACGCGAAACCTAGTGATCTACCCTTGGGCAGGTTGAAGCGCTGGTAACACAGCGTGGAGGACCGAACCGGTTGTCGTTGAAAAGACTTCGGATGACCTGAGGGTAGGGGTGAAAGGCCAATCAAACTGGGAAATAGCTCGTACTCCCCGAAATGTATTTAGGTACAGCGTCGTGTTATAGTTTATTAGAGGTAGAGCTACTGATTGGATGCGGGGGTTTCACCGCCTACCAATTCCTGACAAACTCCGAATGCTAATAAATGATTCACGGCAGTGAGGGTATGGGTGCTAAGGTCCATATCCGAGAGGGAAAGAACCCGGACCATCAGCTAAGGTCCCCAAATATATGCTAAGTTGACTAAACGCGGTCTGACTGCACTGACAGCTAGGATGTTGGCTTGGAAGCAGCCATACATTTAAAGAGTGCGTAACAGCTCACTAGTCGAGCGGTCGGGCATGGATAATACTCGGGCATAAGCATATTACCGAAGCTATGGACTTAATTATTTAAGTGGTAGGGGAGCATTCTAATGGCGTAGAA
This genomic window from Capnocytophaga canimorsus contains:
- a CDS encoding tetratricopeptide repeat protein, with the translated sequence MNVQYILGNAYYNGEGVSQSYEKAVYWWRKSAEQGNARAQAALGTAYYYGQGVPQSYEQAVYWVRKSAEQGNADAQYVLALAYYKGEGVTQSYEQATYWLGKACEQGEEEACRMFNKIKSK